In Pongo pygmaeus isolate AG05252 chromosome 13, NHGRI_mPonPyg2-v2.0_pri, whole genome shotgun sequence, one genomic interval encodes:
- the SLC34A3 gene encoding sodium-dependent phosphate transport protein 2C isoform X2 yields the protein MPSSLPGSQVPHPTLDAVDLVERTLRNEGTPGSSSAPVLEEGDTDPWTLPQLKDTSQPWKELRVAGKLRRVAGSVLKACGLLGSLYFFICSLDVLSSAFQLLGSKVAGDIFKDNVVLSNPVAGLVIGVLVTALVQSSSTSSSIVVSMVAAKLLTVRASVPIIMGVNVGTSITSTLVSMAQSGDRDEFQRAFSGSAVHGIFNWLTVLVLLPLESATALLERLSELALGAASLTPGAQAPDILKVLTQPLTHLIVQLDSDMIMSSATGNATNSSLIKHWCGTTGQPTHENSSDCGAFSPCTERNSTAPADRLPCRHLFAGTELTDLAVGCILLAGSLLVLCGCLVLIVKLLNSVLRGRVAQAVRTVINADFPFPLGWLGGYLALLAGAGLTFALQSSSVFTAAVVPLMGVGVISLDRAYPLLLGSNIGTTTTALLAALASPADRMLSALQVALIHFFFNLAGILLWYLVPALRLPIPLARHFGVVTARYRWVAGVYLLLGFLLLPLAAFGLSLAGGTVLAAVGGPLVGLVLLVILVTVLQWHRPAWLPVRLRSWAWLPLWLHSLEPWDRLVTRCCPCNVCSPPKATTKEAHCYENPEILASQQL from the exons ATGCCGAGTTCCCTTCCGGGCAGCCAGGTCCCCCACCCCACTCTGGACGCGGTTGACCTAGTGGAAAGGACTCTGAGGAATGAAG GGACCCCTGGGAGCAGTTCTGCTCCAGTCTTGGAGGAGGGGGACACAGACCCCTGGACCCTCCCTCAGCTGAAGGACACAAGCCAGCCCTGGAAAG AGCTCCGCGTGGCCGGCAAGCTGCGCCGCGTGGCCGGCAGCGTCCTCAAGGCCTGCGGGCTCCTCGGCAGCCTGTACTTCTTCATCTGCTCTCTGGACGTCCTCAGCTCCGCCTTCCAGCTGCTGGGCA GCAAAGTGGCCGGAGACATCTTCAAGGACAACGTGGTGCTGTCCAACCCTGTGGCTGGACTGGTCATTGGCGTGCTGGTCACAGCCCTGGTGCAGAGTTCCAGCACGTCCTCCTCCATCGTGGTCAGCATGGTGGCTGCTAAGC TGCTGACTGTCCGGGCGTCTGTGCCCATCATCATGGGTGTCAACGTAGGCACATCCATCACCAGCACCCTGGTCTCAATGGCGCAGTCAGGGGACCGGGATGAATTTCAGAG GGCTTTCAGTGGCTCGGCGGTGCACGGGATCTTCAACTGGCTCACGGTGCTGGTCCTGCTGCCACTGGAGAGCGCCACGGCCCTGCTGGAGAGGCTGAGCGAGCTGGCCCTGGGTGCCGCCAGCCTGACGCCTGGGGCGCAGGCGCCCGACATCCTCAAGGTGCTGACGCAGCCGCTCACACACCTCATCGTGCAA TTGGACTCCGACATGATCATGAGCAGTGCCACAGGCAACGCCACCAACAGCAGTCTCATTAAGCACTGGTGCGGCACCACGGGGCAGCCG aCCCACGAGAACAGCAGCGACTGTGGAGCCTTCAGCCCGTGCACAGAGAGGAACAGCACAGCCCCGGCGGACAGGCTTCCCT GCCGCCACCTGTTTGCGGGCACGGAGCTCACGGACCTGGCCGTGGGCTGCATCCTGCTGGCCGGCTCCCTGCTGGTGCTCTGTGGCTGCCTGGTCCTCATAGTCAAGCTGCTCAACTCTGTGCTGCGCGGCCGCGTGGCCCAGGCCGTGAGGACGGTCATTAATGCGG ACTTCCCCTTCCCGCTGGGCTGGCTCGGCGGCTACCTGGCCCTCCTCGCGGGCGCCGGCCTGACCTTCGCACTGCAGAGTAGCAGCGTCTTCACAGCGGCCGTCGTGCCCCTCATGG GGGTCGGGGTGATCAGTCTGGACCGGGCGTACCCCCTCTTACTGGGCTCCAACATCGGCACCACTACCACTGCCCTGCTGGCTGCCCTGGCCAGCCCCGCAGACAGGATGCTCAGCGCCCTGCAG GTCGCCCTCATACACTTCTTCTTCAACCTGGCCGGCATCCTGCTGTGGTACCTGGTGCCTGCGCTGCGGCTGCCCATCCCGCTGGCCAGGCACTTCGGGGTGGTGACCGCCCGTTACCGCTGGGTGGCCGGGGTCTACCTGCTGCTCGGATTCCTGCTGCTGCCCCTGGCGGCCTTCGGGCTCTCCCTGGCAGGGGGCACAGTGCTGGCCGCCGTCGGGGGTCCCCTGGTGGGGCTGGTGCTCCTCGTCATCCTGGTTACTGTCCTGCAGTGGCACCGGCCAGCCTGGTTGCCTGTCCGCCTGCGCTCCTGGGCCTGGCTACCCCTCTGGCTCCACTCTCTGGAGCCCTGGGACCGCCTGGTGACCCGCTGCTGCCCTTGCAACGTCTGCAGCCCCCCGAAGGCCACCACCAAAGAGGCCCACTGCTACGAGAACCCTGAGATCTTGGCCTCCCAGCAGTTGTGA
- the RNF224 gene encoding RING finger protein 224 yields the protein MQDAAAGGPPGLGGEGPPEERKDCIICCSAYDLSGHLPRRLYCGHTFCQACVRRLDTPAPEQRWIPCPQCRQSTPTPRGGVAMLDLDLAAFLAVKAEREPARLEPLPLTSLKGSAITQQPAGLCPALDPQPHFPQPRYCCWGCGSLCCPPPGSPEV from the exons ATGCAG GATGCTGCAGCCGGAGGGCCCCCAGGCCTCGGAGGAGAGGGGCCCCCGGAGGAGAGGAAAGACTGCATCATCTGCTGCTCGGCCTATGACCTCTCCGGGCACCTGCCCCGCCGCCTCTACTGCGGACACACCTTCTGCCAGGCATGTGTGCGGCGGCTGGACACACCGGCGCCCGAGCAACGCTGGATCCCCTGTCCGCAGTGCCGCCAGAGCACGCCCACGCCTCGTGGAGGGGTGGCCATGCTAGACCTGGACCTGGCTGCTTTCCTGGCGGTCAAGGCTGAGCGGGAGCCGGCAAGACTAGAACCCCTGCCCCTCACCTCCCTCAAAGGCAGCGCCATCACTCAGCAGCCAGCTGggctgtgcccagccctggaccCCCAGCCCCACTTCCCCCAGCCCAGATACTGCTGCTGGGGCTGTGGCAGCCTCTGCTGcccacccccaggcagccccGAGGTCTGA
- the SLC34A3 gene encoding sodium-dependent phosphate transport protein 2C isoform X1 — protein MHTAGGWAASRAGHQQPLGRIQTWAWVCPCPKSMPSSLPGSQVPHPTLDAVDLVERTLRNEGTPGSSSAPVLEEGDTDPWTLPQLKDTSQPWKELRVAGKLRRVAGSVLKACGLLGSLYFFICSLDVLSSAFQLLGSKVAGDIFKDNVVLSNPVAGLVIGVLVTALVQSSSTSSSIVVSMVAAKLLTVRASVPIIMGVNVGTSITSTLVSMAQSGDRDEFQRAFSGSAVHGIFNWLTVLVLLPLESATALLERLSELALGAASLTPGAQAPDILKVLTQPLTHLIVQLDSDMIMSSATGNATNSSLIKHWCGTTGQPTHENSSDCGAFSPCTERNSTAPADRLPCRHLFAGTELTDLAVGCILLAGSLLVLCGCLVLIVKLLNSVLRGRVAQAVRTVINADFPFPLGWLGGYLALLAGAGLTFALQSSSVFTAAVVPLMGVGVISLDRAYPLLLGSNIGTTTTALLAALASPADRMLSALQVALIHFFFNLAGILLWYLVPALRLPIPLARHFGVVTARYRWVAGVYLLLGFLLLPLAAFGLSLAGGTVLAAVGGPLVGLVLLVILVTVLQWHRPAWLPVRLRSWAWLPLWLHSLEPWDRLVTRCCPCNVCSPPKATTKEAHCYENPEILASQQL, from the exons ATGCACACAGCGGGGGGCTGGGCAGCAAGCAGAGCAGGGCACCAGCAGCCCCTGGGCAGG ATCCAGACCTGGGCCTGGGTCTGTCCCTGCCCGAAATCCATGCCGAGTTCCCTTCCGGGCAGCCAGGTCCCCCACCCCACTCTGGACGCGGTTGACCTAGTGGAAAGGACTCTGAGGAATGAAG GGACCCCTGGGAGCAGTTCTGCTCCAGTCTTGGAGGAGGGGGACACAGACCCCTGGACCCTCCCTCAGCTGAAGGACACAAGCCAGCCCTGGAAAG AGCTCCGCGTGGCCGGCAAGCTGCGCCGCGTGGCCGGCAGCGTCCTCAAGGCCTGCGGGCTCCTCGGCAGCCTGTACTTCTTCATCTGCTCTCTGGACGTCCTCAGCTCCGCCTTCCAGCTGCTGGGCA GCAAAGTGGCCGGAGACATCTTCAAGGACAACGTGGTGCTGTCCAACCCTGTGGCTGGACTGGTCATTGGCGTGCTGGTCACAGCCCTGGTGCAGAGTTCCAGCACGTCCTCCTCCATCGTGGTCAGCATGGTGGCTGCTAAGC TGCTGACTGTCCGGGCGTCTGTGCCCATCATCATGGGTGTCAACGTAGGCACATCCATCACCAGCACCCTGGTCTCAATGGCGCAGTCAGGGGACCGGGATGAATTTCAGAG GGCTTTCAGTGGCTCGGCGGTGCACGGGATCTTCAACTGGCTCACGGTGCTGGTCCTGCTGCCACTGGAGAGCGCCACGGCCCTGCTGGAGAGGCTGAGCGAGCTGGCCCTGGGTGCCGCCAGCCTGACGCCTGGGGCGCAGGCGCCCGACATCCTCAAGGTGCTGACGCAGCCGCTCACACACCTCATCGTGCAA TTGGACTCCGACATGATCATGAGCAGTGCCACAGGCAACGCCACCAACAGCAGTCTCATTAAGCACTGGTGCGGCACCACGGGGCAGCCG aCCCACGAGAACAGCAGCGACTGTGGAGCCTTCAGCCCGTGCACAGAGAGGAACAGCACAGCCCCGGCGGACAGGCTTCCCT GCCGCCACCTGTTTGCGGGCACGGAGCTCACGGACCTGGCCGTGGGCTGCATCCTGCTGGCCGGCTCCCTGCTGGTGCTCTGTGGCTGCCTGGTCCTCATAGTCAAGCTGCTCAACTCTGTGCTGCGCGGCCGCGTGGCCCAGGCCGTGAGGACGGTCATTAATGCGG ACTTCCCCTTCCCGCTGGGCTGGCTCGGCGGCTACCTGGCCCTCCTCGCGGGCGCCGGCCTGACCTTCGCACTGCAGAGTAGCAGCGTCTTCACAGCGGCCGTCGTGCCCCTCATGG GGGTCGGGGTGATCAGTCTGGACCGGGCGTACCCCCTCTTACTGGGCTCCAACATCGGCACCACTACCACTGCCCTGCTGGCTGCCCTGGCCAGCCCCGCAGACAGGATGCTCAGCGCCCTGCAG GTCGCCCTCATACACTTCTTCTTCAACCTGGCCGGCATCCTGCTGTGGTACCTGGTGCCTGCGCTGCGGCTGCCCATCCCGCTGGCCAGGCACTTCGGGGTGGTGACCGCCCGTTACCGCTGGGTGGCCGGGGTCTACCTGCTGCTCGGATTCCTGCTGCTGCCCCTGGCGGCCTTCGGGCTCTCCCTGGCAGGGGGCACAGTGCTGGCCGCCGTCGGGGGTCCCCTGGTGGGGCTGGTGCTCCTCGTCATCCTGGTTACTGTCCTGCAGTGGCACCGGCCAGCCTGGTTGCCTGTCCGCCTGCGCTCCTGGGCCTGGCTACCCCTCTGGCTCCACTCTCTGGAGCCCTGGGACCGCCTGGTGACCCGCTGCTGCCCTTGCAACGTCTGCAGCCCCCCGAAGGCCACCACCAAAGAGGCCCACTGCTACGAGAACCCTGAGATCTTGGCCTCCCAGCAGTTGTGA
- the RNF208 gene encoding RING finger protein 208, protein MPSDPGPEAGSGWPGLLMSCLKGPHVILKMEAMKIVHPEKFPELPAAPCFPPAPRPTPTLAPKRAWPSDTEIIVNQACGGDMPALEGAPHTPPLPRRPRKGSSELGFPRVAPEDEVIVNQYVIRPGPSASAASSAAAGEPLECPTCGHTYNVTQRRPRVLSCLHSVCEQCLQILYESCPKYKFISCPTCRRETVLFTDYGLAALAVNTSILSRLPSEALTAPSGGQWGAEPEGSCYQTFRQYCGAACTCHVRNPLSACSIM, encoded by the coding sequence ATGCCCTCTGACCCCGGGCCGGAGGCGGGCAGTGGCTGGCCGGGCCTCCTCATGTCCTGCCTGAAGGGTCCCCATGTCATCCTCAAGATGGAGGCCATGAAGATTGTCCACCCTGAAAAGTTCCCTGAGCTACCGGCTGCCCCCTGCTTCCCGCCTGCTCCCCGGCCCACCCCAACTCTGGCACCCAAGCGTGCCTGGCCCTCAGACACAGAGATCATTGTCAACCAGGCCTGTGGGGGGGACATGCCTGCCTTGGAAGGGGCACCCCATACCCCGCCACTGCCACGGCGACCCCGTAAGGGAAGCTCGGAGCTGGGCTTTCCCCGCGTGGCCCCAGAAGATGAGGTCATTGTGAATCAATACGTGATTCGGCCTGGCCCCTCGGCCTCGGCGGCTTCTTCGGCAGCGGCAGGTGAGCCTCTGGAGTGCCCCACCTGTGGGCACACCTACAATGTCACCCAGCGGAGGCCCCGCGTGCTCTCCTGCTTGCACTCTGTGTGCGAGCAGTGCCTGCAGATTCTCTACGAGTCCTGCCCCAAGTACAAGTTCATCTCCTGCCCCACCTGCCGCCGCGAGACTGTGCTCTTCACCGACTACGGCCTGGCAGCGCTGGCTGTCAACACGTCCATCCTGAGCCGCCTGCCGTCTGAGGCGCTGACAGCCCCATCCGGGGGTCAGTGGGGGGCCGAGCCCGAGGGCAGCTGCTACCAGACCTTCCGGCAGTACTGTGGGGCCGCGTGCACCTGCCACGTGCGGAACCCACTGTCCGCCTGCTCCATCATGTAG
- the CYSRT1 gene encoding cysteine-rich tail protein 1, with the protein MAPPLPRREKAAASRSTQALGPRAQKTERTDCRVATTGWTMDPQEMVVKNPYAHISIPRAHLRPDLGQQLEVASTCSSSSEVQPLPVGPYAPEPTHLLQPTEVPGPKGAKGNQGATPIQNQQAWQQPGNPYSSSQRPAGLTYAGPPPVGRGDDIAHHCCCCPCCRCCHCPPFCRCHSCCCCVIS; encoded by the exons ATGGCCCCGCCCCTCCCAAGGAGGGAAAAGGCAGCTGCCAGTCGCTCAACTCAGGCACTGGGACCTAGAGCTCAGAAGACCGAAAGGACAGACTGCCGTGTTGCCACCACAG GCTGGACCATGGACCCCCAAGAGATGGTCGTCAAGAACCCATATGCCCACATCAGCATTCCCCGGGCTCACCTGCGGCCTGACCTGGGGCAGCAGTTAGAGGTGGCTTCCACCTGTTCCTCATCCTCGGAGGTGCAGCCACTGCCAGTGGGGCCCTATGCCCCGGAGCCAACCCACCTCTTGCAGCCGACTGAGGTCCCAGGGCCCAAGGGCGCCAAGGGTAACCAGGGGGCTACCCCCATCCAGAACCAGCAGGCCTGGCAGCAGCCTGGAAACCCCTACAGCAGCAGTCAGCGCCCGGCCGGACTGACCTACGCTGGCCCTCCGCCTGTGGGGCGCGGGGATGACATTGCCCACCACTGCTGCTGTTGCCCCTGCTGCCGCTGCTGCCACTGCCCCCCCTTCTGCCGCTgccacagctgctgctgctgtgtcATCTCCTAG